One Yimella lutea DNA window includes the following coding sequences:
- a CDS encoding secondary thiamine-phosphate synthase enzyme YjbQ: protein MLSQEISVHSGSAEVVLDLTGACESFVAETGGDGLLHVFVPHATAGIAILETGAGSDDDLLAALRDLLPADDRWMHRHGSRGHGRSHVMPALIPPYATVPVIDGRLMLGTWQSICLVDLNVDNPDRKVRLSLV from the coding sequence ATGCTTTCCCAAGAGATCTCCGTACACAGTGGCAGTGCCGAAGTGGTGCTCGACCTGACCGGCGCATGCGAGTCATTCGTCGCCGAGACCGGCGGGGACGGACTGCTGCACGTCTTCGTCCCACACGCCACCGCGGGCATCGCGATCCTCGAGACCGGAGCCGGTTCGGACGATGATCTACTCGCCGCGTTGCGTGACCTGCTCCCGGCAGACGACCGGTGGATGCACCGGCACGGCAGTCGCGGTCACGGTCGCTCACACGTGATGCCCGCGCTCATCCCGCCCTACGCCACGGTGCCCGTGATCGACGGACGACTGATGCTCGGCACCTGGCAGAGCATCTGCCTGGTCGATCTGAACGTCGACAACCCCGACCGCAA